DNA sequence from the Malus domestica chromosome 11, GDT2T_hap1 genome:
CACTTATCCATGAAGTTCACAGTGATCATCTATAACCCCTAAATCTCCAACATTTTCACAAAATACAaattaaattctttaaaataaaaaaaaacaaaatcttgaaaCAAAATCTATCACCTCCCCCGCATATCGCTTGGGGTATTGCTTACGAGCCTCCTCATCTTCCATCGGTTTGCCAATAAACCTCGATTCCTCTCTGTCTTCATCAGCCGCAGCGACCTCCTGAGTCACTGGCTTCCTCGGAGGAGAAGCAGCTTTTTCCACACTCGTTGCTACCTCCTCTTCAACTGTCCCCTTATTGGTTTGCCTCGGATTCTTCAATTTCGTTGGAGAAGCAGCTTTGTCCACACTCGTCGCTAGCTCCTCTTCAACTCTCGCATTTTTTGTTTGCCTcggcttcttcgattttggagaaCAAGCAGATTTTTCCACACTCGCCACTACCTCCTCTTCAACTCCTCCCTCCTTGGTTTGCCTCGTCTTCTTCAATTTCAGCGGAGAAGCAGCTTTTTTAACACTCTTAGCTACTTCCTCTTCAACTCTCGCGTTCCTGGTTTGCCTCGTGTTCTTCGACTTCGGCGGAGAAGCAGCTTTTTCCACACTCGTTGCTACCTCCTCTTCAACTCTCGCACTCCTGGTTAGCCTCGGGCTTAGGGATGGGAAATACCCATCggtggttatgggtaaccaccGTTACCtgccatttaaattaaacgatTATGGTATAACTGTTTATCcaagaaatttaaatgggcggttatgtgTATTAATCACGGTTATAAATGGGTAACCATTtactcatttattttatatatgtaaaactaacacaaaacaTGTTCTCGATCTAATAAaacttagcacccaataaattagtaaGGAATTCATCagtcattctctcaataacactgttataggaatgatgattctcatcatcaagaaattcaccaaattaatttaaatcccTGGTAGATAATCGTGAAATTGATATAAATACTTTGACATAAATGTctttaaacaatttttgtaatccaataatacttagtaaatattatatttacttTTATTGGTAACTGTTAAAAATATAATCTGTAAACTagtatttcaattattggaattatataaggacttaaaaaattaaaatacgaaaatatatgataaatgtatctataacggtgtttaattgttaaaaaaaattatgacaattttttttttaattttcaagttgttaaaaaacatatagaagggtgaaaaaaaaaagtaatggtaaaaaaataaaataaataaacggATTAAAAGGGGTAAATAGATAAACGgatattaaacggttacggttaaatgagtATACGATTATGCGTAtagttaaccgtttataaacggatTATGGATATGGTTATAACCGCTTAAGCAATTACtcaatgggtaaacggttatgcaggTATGaacataaatggttatgggtaaataaccacgGTTACACGCCTACCATAACTGTTGCCCATCAAGTGCCCATCCCTACTCGGGCTCTTAGATTTCAGCGGAGAAGTAAATTTTTCCACAGTCGTTGCTACCTCCTCTTCAACTCTCTCCTTCTTGGTTTGCCTAGTCTTCTTCGATTTCGGCAGAGAAGTAGCTTTTTCCACTATCGTGGCTACCTCCTCCTCAACTCTTGCCTTCTTGGTTTGCCTTGGGCTCTTCAATTTTGGCGGAGAACCTGAAGAGGTTCTGGCCTTCGGCTTCCGCTTGCACGCCATTCTGCCTACGACGTAGAGAGGGTGAATAGCCGAAGAAGACAGTGGatcttagagcaactccacccttggagcccccctagcaatccactattgaatccaccctattgaatagtaactgcctttaatgaatagtaactaccattaatgaacagtaattaccttttgcatctccacccttggagccccctggcaataggtaataaaatagtagttttttttgtttgtttaaataatataaaattaaaaaaaacagggAAATTGGGCTGTAGGGCCTAGGGCtaacacaaaaaacaataaaaaaatgccTTGGCCCTCAGGTTGCAAGCCTGTCAACTATCCACCCTCCTTgtgctcgggctcccaccctcactcgagCCCTCCATGGCTGGAGAAGAATCAACCGGCCCTCGGGCCCCTTCCTGCAGCCTGTCCCTCGAGCAAAGTAGaaggctggagttgctcttagagagaaagagaggggaggaaagagagagagaaatgggcgATAGGGTTTTTTTAGGGCATGAGTGATTGGATTGGGGTTATCTTTTATAGTGGGCCATGAAATTATGGAGTGGGAAGTGCGCGGCTTGTGGGCGGGAAAACGGGAAATTTAGAAAGTGGGGTTTGAATTTTGAGGTGACGTTTGGTTTTGGAGCGTAAGGACTTTGGGGGGTGTTTGGTTGCGGGGGTTAACTTTTTCGTGTGTTTGGCTCtatttttgtttacatttttgaCTTTTTTTCCGATTTGTATaatattaattaccaaatttaCCATAAATGTGTGTTATAGTTGTGTAAACGTAAACAAACGATGAATGCATGATGAGAGTTAATAGAAAGTTGTAATAAGAGATAGACAACGTATTGATTTCGTAAATATTATACGGTGTAATGTTAAGTACTATTAATTGTTAACGAAAGTTCACATGCATGATGATcgacatttttattattttttcataaattataactcaTTGTGTATAATAGAGATAAAAAAGAATTATGAAAGTTCAATAACTCAAACAGAGAAATCAATTTCGTGTAAGTGTACTAATTGCCGTTGCCTACTGCTTAGACGTTTGTGGGTTCTTTAATCTTTTGGTTCATGAAAGTGGTTTTACTTCGAAAAATATTACAAAAATTTACAATTATGGACTTCCCTTAACTTATTAAATATTACAAAAATTAAGGCTcgattgtaaatatttttaaaatgattaaaaatgtttttggtgaaattatttttgggttccaaaatcacttaaagtgctttttggaAGAAGCATCAGATATGTACTTCTTGCAGGAAGCAGCATATATATGTTTCTTGCAGGAAGTAATtaaagtgttttttatttttttgaatccACTTAGATTTTTACTAAGAAatggtttcaaaaacattttcacaaaaacGCTTCcagttaatttaaaaatactccCAAATGAGCCCTTAACCGTTTTAGTTTTGACAATTTGGATGGTTAAAATGCATCACGATGTTATAGACAATGAATGGTGGACACAAGTACTTTCACTAAAAGGAATATATAGaagtaacaaattaattaactagATTTGATGAAACATAGCATTAGTAAGAGGCTGCAGATAAGTAAACTCCAAACAGAATAAACAATAGTTGACATTTGAAAAACCTACGACAAATATGAGGGAGtcaccattatatatatataagagctTTTCACGTCACTCAATACTTGGTGCATTCTTAATCATCAATGGTGCTAGTACTGCGTCGGCATGATCCTACCGCAGCATCAATGGCGGTTTTCGAAATTGAATTGTTTGGGGTAGGATATTTAAAACCATGAGGCTTGTAATATTTATTGAAGTGAAGATTGCGGAGAAGTACAAGGAGGAAGGCAGCGTCGTAGATATAATAGGCAACACATTTGAACCACGAAGGAAATGGGATGGTGATGGATATAAAAAAGGTTGTGACTCCAAAGAAAAGGCCAAAATGATGGAAAATCAGGGCGATTGTTATTCCGGCAGGACAGTAGCTGAAATGAATACATCTGCTTACCAAGATGCAAGTGAAGACAAGTAAAACTGATAATCCAAGAAAGTCAAATATTACAGGGAGAGGGAGCTGGCCGGAGGGAATTTGAAAGGGAAGAAGCGTTAGTCCGATAGGCGATGTCGAGCAAAACACGAGGATTATACTTGCCCAATCttaaattgttgttgttgttgttgtgggaCTTGTAGCTAGGTATggtttggggttgaggtgattaaaaaaaaaagctggtaTAAAAAAAGCTGGGGTTTATATTTGTGCTTGCTAAACTTCCTGCTTCAGTTATTTtcttcacagttttgggtgaaaaaagccaaaaaacaGAAGCAACTTTGAAAAGCTGGCTTTTCAGCTTCTGCGCAAACCTCTAAAACATAGGTGAACAGTGACCCTTTAATGAAAGTTTCTGGCAATCCTACCCTGAGCTCTATCTTCCGCCTCCACACTTCTCCGTCAAACCCACCACTCTCCCACACCTCTTCGCCTATCCTGATCCTTCAAACCCACAAAACCCCCCCAAACCACCTTCTCTATCCGCCTCCACACCGCCGCCTGCCAGAGATAGAGTCATCGACTTTGGAAAATACAAGGGCAAGATGCTGGGCACCTTTCCTTCAGTGCACCTTAAGTAGGTGTCCAAAAATCTCCACGCTCGCGACTTCGAGGATTGGGCAAAGCTCGCAGACCAAGTCCTTAACGACGCCGTTTACTGGGACCGGAGCTGGTGGAGAATGTCCTGAACGAAAATCGGAGGAAAACAGACCCAGCGTCTGACGTCGTTTCGTCCATCGAGTTATGGCGGCTCTAAACCCATCAAGAACCCTAATTTTTCAAAACCCATTTCTCCTTTTCACTGATACATTCACTCAGCTCAAGCTAAGGCGGTTGATTCCGAGGATTCCGAGTAGGATGAATAGATAGTGcagagagagtgcagagagatTGGTATCTTTCTTGACTACTAATTCGCTGTGGTTTGGGAGGAAAACTACTAAAAAATgattagccactttcgagcctttGTCCGACCAAACCACTGATGGTTAGCCTTAAAAAAAAgtatcattctctttgtctcatcaagaagtatgattttcatttcgAATCACTCGATGTCGTTGAGTATTgtagaagttatgaacgtttaaagtttacccagtttccggcaagttttccagttttcccgcggaccagtcaccttttaGACTATTTTTTGGCCAtcttcggcaaccattgggcttccaaataggtataattttattctacacttttctatcttcattttgatatattatgggttgaatttggttaagaaacgattgagttacaaagctttgaaaattgcccaaatagtttttaacggaatgaccaaaatcatggatggtggacaatctcagggaccgtttctattgattttaaatctcag
Encoded proteins:
- the LOC139189243 gene encoding uncharacterized protein; translated protein: MACKRKPKARTSSGSPPKLKSPRQTKKARVEEEVATIVEKATSLPKSKKTRQTKKERVEEEVATTVEKFTSPLKSKSPSRDGHLMGNSYGLPITTDGYFPSLSPRLTRSARVEEEVATSVEKAASPPKSKNTRQTRNARVEEEVAKSVKKAASPLKLKKTRQTKEGGVEEEVVASVEKSACSPKSKKPRQTKNARVEEELATSVDKAASPTKLKNPRQTNKGTVEEEVATSVEKAASPPRKPVTQEVAAADEDREESRFIGKPMEDEEARKQYPKRYAGEMMFCLDSEVDSKMSNGVCAKSEVSILDLYLGCEAMSTGLCLGARLGSVNLVTVQNEAAEDFLKMLKEWRKYCFCLKLVETDNLDADVEKSMLEFFRKEDDEDEEDVKGNVKDDSEMFEVDYVGVCFGDSKKNEKKGIYLKIYWKGYRPEEDTWEPMNELESATILIYACSIICCMFCIIYVKGYRRLNY